GATAGATTGTCTATCTCAAATTGTTTTTGTTTCGGGAGGAATTCAGCTTTATCACTCGACACTTATATCAGCCTAGattatcttccttctttgcTCTTTCTGGGTCTACCGATCGACAAACACATCGAAGGTAACCTTATCTGGCCGGTAAGCCAGGTCATCAGGAATCTTTTCCTCGTTTGCATATACATACTTTGGCTCATAGCCCACAACCATTGCAGGCTGAGTCTCTCCATTGCGAGTCGCGCATATGATTGCGTTACAAAACCAGGCTTTCTACCCTCCTGCCAAAGTGGATATCTCACTGCTTCTGAAGCCccaagatgaggaggaagccgGCCCGGTGACTACTACGTCCGCCTTCCCTTCGAGGACCCTCCCTCCAGCTTCCATGGGCCAAGCGATGCCTGTCGCAGCCTCGACGCCTTTGTCATCTGCGCCGCCTCTTACAGCGAAAATCCCAGCATCCGTCCCTGCCAAGCGTCTGCAGCCAGCCCATACAGCCGAGTCCCCGGCCAAGAAGCAATCGAAGTGGTCCcccgaagaagatgcacTCATCATAGAGCTGCGGGGTAGTGGCATGAAGTGGGAGGACATCAGTAAACGGCTCCCGGGCCGAAGCGCTATCAGCTGCCGTCTGCACTATCAGAATTACTTGGAGCGCCGAAGCGAGTGGgacgaggacaagaagaacaaactTGCAAGGCTATACGAGAGGTACGCTTCTGAAAAGAACGGCCCTGTCTAATCTGGCAGAAAGAATTTGATTTGGGAATTCAACCTGAAGCTACGAAGACGACTTGCTGACTAGGAGACTAAAGGTTCAAGGCAGAGATGTGGTCAAAAGTTGCAGAAGAGATGGCCATTCCATGGAGAGCCGCGGAGGCTATGCATTGGCAACTAGGGGAGCAAGAAATGGCACGCCGAGCTGGCGTAGTCCCATTTTCGTTATCGAGTTCAGCCATAGATCCGCCAGCGACCAGAGCTCGCAGGGTCAGTACATCGTTATCTCGCCCAAGAAAAGGATCTGCATCACGTACTATTCCTCCGCCGCAACTTCCGTCAGTTGAAGAACTTACCGCTGGTGTTCCTGCGTATGCGCCAGCCCCGCCTTTTCCCCTACCGCGAGATGCCTACCAACTTGGCCGTCCTCTGGACTTGAGCGGCAGCCATAGCGGGCATTTAGGACCTCCCTATGGGTTGCCGCCTCGAACGCTGCCATAGCGGAATCGAAACGATTCGAAAGTCCTCGTTTTtgcccttttcctttttgtttcTGATGTTTCTTTCCCTTTATTTTGGATTCCGTGCGGTTATGATATGCATAGCGCAGGTTGAAGGTGTTCCTCACTATTCGTGAGGGGAGTTCTCATAGAAACGATCTCCGTGATCCCCTGGATTTTTGTTACTGAGCGTTTCCAGGAGGCTTTCAACTCGACGAATTCTCTTTTGTCATCACCCATCATATATGGTGGACGTTATATGCAATTTACATGAACAGAAAACGGGGAGCTATGCAAGGTAGAGGCTTCTTGAGGCTGGTTCTCGAAGTCCAAGGTTATATCGATCAAGCACAACTGTCCTCTACTCTTCGGATCGTGTCGCAATTGCCCACCAGTTGTCTTTTTCATAGCCCGAATCTAGAACACGGCCACCCGCTCTTTCAATGTCACGTTCCAGTTCTGTTGCCTCATAGAGGTGATAGTACCGATGGAAAGTCCTCGGCTCGTCGTCAGAGCTACCATTGGCAGACTTCGGTTTCAGGACCCAAGGAACCATGACGTCCTGCTTGTCGCCTTTGTCCCAGCCCCTGCGGCTGGTCTTTTGTTCCAGGGCCCAAACATACAGCAGGACTCTGCCTCCGGACGATTTATCTGAGGCAGGTTTCAAAGTGCGGAGAATTTCGCGGATGGCCCGAATTCTCCGTTCAGGTGTGGACAGATGATGTACAACAGCAATTGAGATAGCGAAGTCAAATAACGAATCTGGATGTGGCAGATTCAGGATGTCCGCTACAATAGTTGAATGCGGCTGGTGTTTGACGGCGATCCGGGCGAGATTCTCGGAGCTGGCTAGCGTTAGCTATCAATCCTTGAGTGTGAGAGAGAACGAGACATTGCGAAAGGAAGTGACAATGAATGAACAAAGATATATACAAGATAAAGAACGGATATCATCCTGAGCTTTCTATAAACCCGCTCATACGAAGCAAGTAGTAGAACATTTGAGAAGACCTACCGATCCGAGGCGACTATAAAAACTTCTTTGTTTACGGACAAGTACTTGCCATTGCCGCACCCCACATCAAGACCAATGGACCCCGGCATCAATCCTTTGAGGAAGTCTTCCACAATCGGCCATGGCTATTAGACAGATCAGCATCAGTTTACTAATGTATCGATGACAATTAGGGCGTGCTACGCACCTTGTAACGGGTCGAGGAGAAGTGTTCTGCAATCTGTTGATACACTTCATGTACGTTTTTCTCTTCGTAGGCCTCTTCTTCGGGCAGATTCGGCGTAGAATCAGGATAAGAGGACGATGCCATTTCGGCTGGGttttctgctgctgcgacaGACTCGGCTTTAAAATCCCTCACATGCAAAATCGGAGGGTTCCGGATTTTCTTAAGCTGTGTCGTTTGCAGTCAGGGGTACACAGTGATTGTAAGAGAATACAGAGTATCATCAATTGAGGTACATCGGTGCATCTGCAGATTGTGCCGCCAAGACGTGCAGTCTTGGTAATTCAAATTTCAAACAAAGCGGTATTTTTCTGGCATTCCATCTCAAGTAAGGTACGATTAAGGTTGTGTCTGGCCTTGCTACTGCTGCGCCTTTCGGAGAATTTCTGAATCAGCAGCTGCTGTCAGGCTGATGGTAGCTAAGGTACGTACCTTATCTTTTGGGTAGCAGGCTACGGAGTTAGTAGTCGTCTTATTCCGTAGTGTTGTGTGCAAAAGTCCTAGAATTGAGTCCTTCCCAGTTATTGATCACAGCGCCTAAGGCAGCATCAATCCATGCAACTGCAtccaatatatatatatatgtacatATGTATATACAACTTTCTGAATTACCGGAGGCCGGAGATTTTATCTGCTTTATCCCGGACAAGCCAAATCAAAGCTAGCACAATGTAGGTCAGGTAGATATGGACTTGCTCCATACTTTGTGTATAGATGGAAAAAGGCTTGGCTGGTGAGATCATTCATTGAGCAAGGGCGGATGGAAGTACGGTCGTCGGCCTTAGCCTCAAGTGGTCAATACGTATATAGTTGATTAATGAATTTATCTAAGAATCTGCCATTAAAAATATACGAGAGCTCAGAATAACCCAGTCTGGTCTTCCAGTTCATCTGATAGTTCTGGATCAATCCCGACCATCACCATACACATCGTAGCCTGAGGCACACACTCGCGCCTAAGGGGGCCAAGAAATGGAGGTGGCTCTATGTGCGTTTTGTGCATCACTTGATGTCGAGACTCCAAACACAATTTGATATGCTCGAAGTGCGAATTCTGTAGTCCTGgtgaaaatatatataacGTCTGTGAGTGACTTGAAGGCCCACTGTTGTTCTCTGTCCTCACCTTGTCCCTCAACGAAGATCTGGTACGTTATAGGGGATCAAGACCATGGTCGCTTCTGAAGCCTATTGTCTGGTTCCAGTGTAGCAATACCACTTATTATCTTCACATATCTCTGGCACTCTACGAGAATACCTCCCTCGTTTTCTCTTGCTCGAGCATCTGGAAGATTCCCCATACAAGACTTTATGATTCTCATGGCGTTTTATCTTCGCGTTGCCTGCAATTCGCCTGCCACCATGTGACTGATAGGCGTGTACATGACTTCAATTGGGATTCCTTCATTGTGAATAGTATATAAAACTCAGACCTTGGCTGACCTCCATATAGTTGATCTACTTTAGCCACATTAGTGATGGCATTCCAACCCCCGCCGACAGATGTCTCTGTCATCGTCACCACGCCTGGTACAGCAACTGGTTCCGAACCGCGCTTCCTGACAGAGCGTCGAGTCACTCCGACATGGACTGTCCTGCAGCTGAAATCTAAGTTGGAGACGATGACTGGCATCCCCACGAACTGTCAACGTCTACTACTGAAGGCACCCGGGCGTGCTGATCAGTGTGTAGATGGAGATGACAGTATCATCGGCAACTGGGGTCTAACGAAGGGCTGCGAGATTGAGGTATGAGCCGTCTTTCTTCTACCTTTTTCCCAATCCGACAATTTCGTCCCTTGTACGCTCGAGCTTAGACGACCCTGGTTATTTATCGTTCATCTTCGATGGTTGATCTGTCAGGCATCGGCAACTACAGCTCAATGCTTCTTGACTTGTTTGTCTTTCCTCCGGAAATCGGGATGTCAGCCAGCTTCAGATGAATGCACCTCATGGAGTTAGTCTCAAGTGGCAGTTGGGCTGTCTAGGTGCCTGACAGCGATGGCTCGCTATTTCGTTAGAGCAAGCAACCGACCAGCACATTCCATTGGTATTCGCTGAACAATAGCACCATTTCATAGGTTCACGATACTCGCCCTCAAGCCGCACGGCCCAATTTCAATGATTTGTCCTCTGTGGAGAAATATGTCCTTCCCTCAGCCACGTATGAGTCACTTCCAAACTCGGTTCTAGCCTGGAAAAAAACCCAGAAACTCGGCAGGTTCGACCCCAAGGCCCTGTCACCGAAGGAGTcgatgcagaagcaggcaGAGAAAGATACCGAGGATGTTCGCGTTCGGGGTAGGTCACGATAAAATGGCGACATGGAGTTGAGCGACGGCTCGGCGTTATCCAGTCATAAAGATTATTCAGATTATTTACTGACCGAGGGATGGCAGGCATCGCCGTCTCCCGACGTGCTATTATCCTTCCGTCATCGCCTCCACACGTTAGGCGAGGCACAATACGCTATGTTGGGCCTGTGCCTACGATACCTTTCCCTGGAGTGGACGTCACATCTGAAGAAACTTCCGACCTTGGTCCCCAACCTATCTGGGTAGGAATTGAACTCGACGAGCCTACCGGAAAGAACGACGGTAGCGTAGGTGGCAGACGCTATTTTACTTGTCCTAACAAAACGGGCGTCTTTGTGAAGCCCGAAAAGGTGGAAGTCGGAGACTTTCCCCCATTAGACTTGTTTGATGACCTGGACGACGAGATGGAGGAAATATGAAAATACTTTCCTTATCTCAGCTGAGCAAGTAGTCCAGCGGGAAGAGAATCATagaaacagagaaaaggGAATGGGAGGGCTAGCATCGGTCTGGCACAATAAGTTTCTATTCAACAATAAATCCAGTTATACCAAGCTCCCGCTCGAGATAGTTGTGCTCATTCGCCGGAAAATAAGAGATGGACTGAAAAGTAAAGAGGGGAAAATGTCACAAGAAACCCCGAACACCGTCGTTCCAGTACCCATGCTGGTGAATCGCTACACTGAAAAAGGCCAAAGCCACAAATTGAATACAAAAAGCCAATATAGAAGAAAGCTTCTACAGCATCTCAACGGTgaaaaaaaaggaggaagTGCACCTGCGAACACGCTCGCAGTCGGTTCCATCCCACAGGAGTGACCGAAACcgaagggaagaaaaggatcaTGAAGCTTTAGACCCACTTCCTGCCTTTTGCTTGCCTTTTGGCCTGCCTTTACCAGTACCGCTTGGACGACCCTTTTGAATTGTTGACTCGTCTTCAGTTGAGACAGCTGGCTTGGAAGCTGATCCGGGGCTGGACTGGTCATTCTCCACCGGAACACAGCCTTGCGTAAAGAAGAGTCGAGCATCCTTCCCATGCGTGTTCGCAAAACTGTAATAATTGCCTGCAAccgaagaaaaaaaaagctAATCAGCATGCGCAATGAACTGCAAAGGAGCTAGACACAAGGCGAGCACGCCCTGAAGAGGCTCCTTACCTCTTGGCACTTGAAATACACAGCCCTTTCCGGCGCTGAATTGCACACCAGATATATCTACCTGGACCCGTCCGTGACACACGTAGAAGACCATGTGCATCTTTTTTGAATTCTTGGGTTTCTTGACACCCCCTGGCGGCAGTTCGACGATTCCAGAGCCGATGAATGGGGAGCTCAGCAGCTTAGCAAAGCGGAAGGTAGAGTCTTTGACATCTCTCGTCTCGATACCGGACGGAGCATAGGCGATATCTACAATTACCCTGGGTCAGCGTACTTTGATGTGATTCAATAGCCATGCGAccagagaaagaaaggcaaGGCAACTATTCACAAGTACTTACCGAGGACCTCCTCTTCGATAGAACCGGCTTGGGTATCTGGATCCCATTTCCTAACATAACCATGCAAGACGCCGCCTTCTTTCTCCCATGGATCGACGTaatcgtcgtcttcattgTCCGAATCATCGTCTCGACCCTTCCGCGACTTAGATTTCTTGGATGACCGCCGTTTACTgactttcctcttctccggtTCCAGCTCCTCTGTTCGGATGATCTCTTTGATAGTCGAAAGCGGATAGCGATGGCCTTCGGCGGCCTCGCCGTCTCCATAAACGCACCTCTCATTTTTCCAGTAGGCAAGCGGTCTAACAGACACTCGCCCCGAACGAGTGTGGGTTGCGCTGCCATCAGTGGGTATTTCCCGCTTTAGTATGTATAGGCTCCGACCCTTTAGAGGTCCCGTACGATTGACATAATTTTCCACAACTTTGTCTAACATTGGATTTCCAGAGCTCTTCAACCCCTGCCCAGTCTGACTGGCAGTCTTTGATTTCTTGGAAGGTCGTTGTCCCACggtatcatcttcatcattgttCATCTTTTGCGATTTTGGGGGTCTCCCAGGGCGCTTTCGTTTCTGTACATTTCCTTGCTCGCTCGTCTCACTTTTCTGAGTGACATCTTGGGACCCAGTTTTCTCAGTTTGTGCAAGTTTTTTAGTCTTTGGGGCGATTCTTGATCGCTCTGTTTTGCGCGAACCGGCGGCTGTGTACGACGAAATACCAATGTCGACACGATTAACGCGCTCAGAATCATCCTGTTGATCTTCCGCCAAAGTGTCGTCGCCAGCGTCGGTAATGTCGTCATAATCGTTTCGCATATGCTCAAATGCATTCGCATTTTCGTCTCCGTTCATTTGACTATTAGCGTCACTGTCTGAAAAGTCAACTGTGACCGTGGTGTCTGCCGTCTTGTTGATTCCTTTATTATTCCGCAGGCCATTGACATGGTTTAGAGAGGGCGCATTGATGGAACGGTTGGTAAGAGGGGATACATCACGCCGTGTTTCGCCCTTAGCACTCCCAAGTCCCTTACCATCTGATGGACTGGAAGAGAGAATGTCACGTTGCGGGCTTGCAGAAGATCGCAAGCCGGGAGTCCGCCGGGGTGATCCACTCAAGCCGGATTTCATAGGAGATCGCGCAACCGGCGGCGGGAGGAAGGATGCGCGCCCTCCGTTCGTTCCACCCAAGAAGTCAGCGGGCCCCAGCCCGTTGCCTGTGACCAGGCACAAGATCAGCATGGTCGGGGACAAATCGGAAGAAGTAGATCACACACCTTCATCCATGGACATTCCATCGGACCCAATCGTTGTGTTGTTGCCATATGCTTCGGGTGACTTTTCGGGAGACGAGAAAATcccatcaatctcctccattCCATGCTCGTCGCGCTTGCCTTCTTTTAAGGTGACTCCCGTTCGTCTACATCCCGTGCCATGGTCAGGGTTCCCTTGCCGAAATGACGGAGGATTCCTCAGGAGATATGCCCCTGCATTACTTACCTCCCAGCTTTACCGACGTTAGAATAGTCATAGTCGCGAGTTTTTGCAGGCCCGCGAGGAGCCATTGTTGCGGAGGTTTAGTAGTGGTGCGGGAAACAGTTTCACCGAATTATTGGAGCGATGCACGGAGCTAGCAACATCCGATGCCAGAATCTCTGTGACGTGAAGCTTTGCGAGTAGGACGACGTATCTCATGCAGGGGAACACCCTGTGCCTCGTGCACTAATAGGATGTTAAGGGAGGGGAGTTTAAGCGTTGGGCAAGAGTAAAGATGATGGTTACTTGGGAGGGGAATTACATTGGTATTCATGATGGGCGGCGAACAACGCGCGGAAGTGCCGCTAGTCCGGAACGGTTCTTGACGCGTCCAAACCCTCCCAAAGTGCAGTCGCCAGGCCATACAAGCATGTGAGTGTCTTCCAACATTCGCTGATGAATTAATCTGAATAAATCTACCTGTTCTTGAACTTATTTCTTCTCTAGACTTTGTCCCTGCTGCGAATATGGGAGAATCCGGCTTGAGTGTCGCCGGTACTCCAGATGCATGGACCTCCGCGGGCTCTTTCATCCCTCCCAGTATAGATCGCGCTCGACTGCTATCTGGAGAGTCCTACGCTTACTattctccatttcctctcGCAAGTACAGGAAGGTCTTCGCAGGTCACTGGTGACAATCATACAATCACAGCAGATTTTTCCACGCCATCCACATCCTCGTCACCAAGCTATTTTGTACTGGGTGTCGACGAAGCGGGACGTGGTCCAGTTTTGGGCCCCATGGTATACAGTGCCTTTTATATTCCGCATACTCTCCATCACTCCCTCCTGGCTCGCGACTATAGCTTCAACGATAGTAAAGTTCTCACTCCTGGTGTGCGCGCGAACTTGATGCGGCTGCTCTGCACCGCTGGAAATCCTCTCCATGCATCATGTGGGTGGGCGACCAAGGTCTTATCTGCGCGAGATATCTCTGCAGGCATGATGCGGCCTACATCTGGTGCATATAATTTGAACGCACAGGCGATGGATGCCACTGTTGAAATAATACGCGGCATTGTGGAGGAGCGCAGAGTAGACATTAGAGAGGTCTACATTGACACAATCGGGAATCCAGCGACCTATCAACAGAAACTGGAACGTATTTTCCCTACATTGAAGATCACAGTCGCGAAGAAAGCCGACGCTCTATACCCTTGCGTAAGCGCTGCAAGTGTGGTCGCCAAAGTCACGAGAGACATGGCACTGGAGTTCTGTCACGAAGCCGTATACGGACTACAGCGATATGAAGCGCCATCGATGGAGGTGGCCACAGACAGCTGGGGAAGCGGGTATCCCTCAGATTCCAAGTGCGTCAGCTGGCTCAGAAACCATATGGACCCCATTTTCGGATGGGGCAACGAGTGCCGATTTAGCTGGGGAACTGCAAAAGAAATGCTTGAACTCAAGGGAGGAACTAGAGTCGATTGGCCGGTCGAAGAGGAGGGCGCTGCACCGATCAAAGCCTTTCTACTTACCACCGCAAGAAATGCAAAGAGAACTGAACAGGATGAGTTGCGGGAATGGTTTGGTCGCCGATCAACGGAGGTTCTTTGAAAAGGTTCCGTCCATTTGGCTTCAATAGGAAAGAATGGTGAATGTTATGATACCCCATTGAATTAGATTCTAAACATGTCGAGTTTGAAAAACAAATATTCCAAAAGGGACCACAAATGTTCCATGGGTATCTCCTTGAAACTCCCTTGTGAAGCACACATGACACACCAAATGAGACTTTCCAAAACGCCGAGTAATCATCGCAATTCAGACGAACAGTAAGATTACACAAGTAGCCATTCATCCCGCAGATCATGGGCCTGCATGGCCTTTTTAAATCACAACTGGAAACTGATCTAAGGACGGCAAGCACAAGGAAAAAGGCGGGTTACGCAATGAAAGAGTGAGTTTTCACAGCGTTGCAGTAGAGAAATAGAAGTTCTCCCACAAGTATTCATAATCTTCGATGACGCTACCCACCAGATCAAGCAGTGGTTTACCTTTCATCTTGCTGGTCAACCCCTTTAGCCACGACCTATATCAGCGTTAGCTCGTCGTTTCCTTCACCCCAAATGAAAGGCCAGGGATTGCATACTTGGTAATGTTCTCATAGAATGCACCGCGCATAAGCCACCAGCCCATAGCCCAGCCTCGCTTTCTCAGTTCCTCCCGTTCAAGCCCTGTGAGGCCACGAAGGCCACCTGCTACCCGCTCGCGGAAATCGGATTTGGCAAGCTGACGACAACCATACTCCATAGCAAACCCGATCAACCAGGgcctccagcttctcttgTCCTGCCGCCATCTTTGTAGCGCTAGTGCATAGATGACCGGCCGCAGGATGTGCAGCACTTCTGCCAATTGGCCCTGACCACTGACACGGTGCAACAGCGACTTCGGCGGCTTGATATCATCAGCTGTTAAGACTTTTGATATGAGGAAGTTGGAAATGTCGTTGGCATCGGGTAGAGAAGGAAGCGATAATCCAGTGCGCGGCATAGTCCAGCTCAAGTCCGCGGACCGCTCACTGACGGGTGTCTGCATCCCATTCCAATCacttgcttcttcctccgtaGACCTAGGATCTACCTCGCGCTCAGGTAACGGTGGGCTGACCAGTGGCCTAGAATTTGTGAGGCGCAGTAGAAGCAAGCGACATGTCGCTTTGATGATCTCGATGAGAACAACGACGCGCCAGCGTACTTTTTCACCTCGACGTCGCGCGATCATCTCCCAGAGCAATTCAGTGTATCGTACCATCTGAAGCGTAAGAGCCACCTGATGATAAAGAGCCGAATGAGATATCCAATATTTTGTATATCGAGAATGAGGTGTTGGAGCCGGCCGCGGAACTGTTGAAGGAAGTCTCGCAATGACCCGGGAGACGAGGCTATCATGATAGAGCGAAAGGAGCTGAACGCCAGAATGGACTGCTCAAAGAGGAAGATTGTGAGCATATGGATATTTGCTAAGATGCTTCAAGTGTATACAGACCACATTCTGATGATATTTCGGAATCTCGATACCGCCCTAGAGCTAGATTAGCTTTCCCTTCACAGTCGATGAAAAGGCGCTTGGGGGCGCTTCTGTGCGGTCCTCACCAGGAATAATATATGTGAGAGATCTCAATGCAGACTCGACTTGACCCACGGAGCTGGCATTCTTCATCACAAAATCTTCATACATAGTAAGCCATTTAGACGGCTGCAATAATGTTGCAGATACCGGACTATGACTCTTCAAATCTGAATTCATCTTCGATGGAAAGAGCTCCAGAAGTGTCGAACAAGCTACAAGAATATCACTTTTTGCAAAAGCAATTGAAGGTTTCGAGGCTGCGAAAGAGAGCCATCAGGCTgagatcgagatcgagatgGCCTCGCTGGATGGTCGCAGGAGTCGAGTCtggggtacggagtacggagtacagcgGCACGTGTCCGGCTCTTACCCAAGACAAGACGATGCCGAGGTAAGATTCCATAAAAGGGGGACTCTGCACATTATGACCAACACATACCTTAATCCTCAAAGTTGTAGAGAACTAAGCAAGAGTACCTGTATTGTTTATGAATTTGCCAGTTACCATCAACGAGGTTGGATAGTCAACTTGTGTTGAGTCAATCAGCTACCATTATTGCGGGATTGCGATATGCAGCACCATGCACATGACTGGAGAAGAGCATCAGAGCCGAATGGGAGGAACAGACATGTTGGATCACTTAAAAGAATGGCCATTATCGAAGCGGTTTGCTTACTTGGGATACTAAGGTAGCATTGGGCTAGACCGTTATGTTTCCAATACATGCTGTTATGCACATTTCAAAGTCATTCATCAGCGAATTTCCAGATTCCGCCACGCATTGCTTCTCGATACCGCTCCTTCACTTTTTCCCTCTCGAGATTGTTCGCTACTTCGCGATCATGTTCCAGTTCTTGTGTGTCAGGCATGTCCGTTCGCCAAAATCCTGGAGGCGTGCTGGGACGCTGATGGTCATGCCTATGTTTACTGTAGAGGTTGGCCATGCGCCTCGCTCTGGCCTCATGGAGGAGGCTCTGACGTTCTTCGGCGCTCAGCTGGTCGAGTAAATATTTCTCTTCACCGAGGTAGTCCTCCAACattttctgctcttcttctccatcgttTGAGCCGTCTGTTCCATCGTTTGAGCCGTCTGTGGTGGTTGGCGGGCAACCAAGACGCGCCATAGCATGGAATTTCTCTCGGCAGCAACCCGGGCGCGTGCAACCACTGATACACTTGCGTTCATCCTTTCTGCGGACAACTGTGTCATACGCGAAGTCTAGGCCTTGATTAGCATTCGTATTAATCTTAAAATGTCTGAGACCGAGTTGGTGGAGCGGTCGAGCTCGAAAAGGTGCGTCTTCCGAGTGTGCAGTGACCGTATCAGTAACTTTGAACGAATGCGACCGCGGTCCTTCCTGTGGAGAGGCTTTTGACTTCTCCCGGTTCCCGGCGGATATGGAGGGCCTACCAATGGCGGATTCGGTTGGCTCACTGGATTCTGAGGCTTCCTTGACACGCCCCGAGACTTGTGTAGATGCGTCACGGGAAATGTCTTGTTGGTCAGGCCCGATCTCGGCAATGTTTCCATTCTTGTTCTGTACGTGCAATGGATGTCGGATTCGCAAAGGCCGTTCTAGGAGATCGTCCAGCCGCTGACGTATCAGTACGTCGTCTATGCTCGTGCTTGTCCGTGTCATCTGGCCACGGGATGCCTGCTTCACTTGGCCTCTCCTCGGGACGAGCTTCAAACtctcatcaccatcttctgcTACCGAGTCTAAGGCGCACCCGCTACGTCTCTCCGGCTTATTCGATTGCTTTTGCTCCAACCATATCCTCCGGCAATTTGCGCTTGGCAAATTAGTGTCCACAGATTGAAGTACTGTAGGCCGCTTGGGAGCCAGCCGGGTCGGTTCCATCTGATGGCGATTCAATTGTAGAGCCGTTGGATTGCGGGGCAAAGGAGACTTGGTAGTGTCTGATGGAAGCTCATGGGGCAGGCCGTCCAGACGATAggattttcttttcgtcgGCGTCTCGATTGCGCTACCAACGTCGTCCAAGTCCTGAGTTCCAGCTACATGGTGATCAAGGTGAATTCGTATGGGGCTAGACATGCTCTCGCTCTTTATCAGAACGGGCTGCGCCAGCTGGTCGTCAGCCCGAGTGCCGTGGTAGCCGCGCTTAGTCGAAGCATGGTCTGTAACTGTATCACGCTTTCTTTTCAACGCCCCAGCTTGCAATTCTGTCGAAGATTCGAGGGGCCGAGGAGTTGAAGCGGTTTCGTCGCTGTCGATTGAACTTTCTGACTGTGTTGACAATGGCTCCATGGAAGCAGCAGGCGGCAATCCGCCATTGCCTTGTGTGTTGTCTCTGGATGCAGTCAAGTCGGACGTTGGAGTTGAGTGTATCTGTACAGAAGCACCTCCAACCTTCACCGGCAAATCAGTGGGACACAGGGGCGAATTTTCTGAGGGGGTATGTGTCATATCATCTCTAGTATTTTCTGGAACTTGTTTAAATTTGACTGCACGGCCATCAAGTACAAGCGTGAATTCTTCTTTGTTAAGTTGAGCACCCCAGTACTGTAACTTTCTTTTATGTCGTTTGATTTTTGTCTTGAGATCTTTGGAC
The DNA window shown above is from Aspergillus fumigatus Af293 chromosome 1, whole genome shotgun sequence and carries:
- a CDS encoding SAE2 C-terminal domain-containing protein, whose amino-acid sequence is MEVLKQLHVSVSQNFDRLFDDAYKSLHTELTRRDEYVKKLDVKLAGTDRNNASAEVLKLNREISLLREEIRRNNVGLEEIEGLEKLVQLKDVYSPEHLLWVFKTGEQDDGRFAADKMKAVWDQYLALYKDFQTLIDASKDLKTKIKRHKRKLQYWGAQLNKEEFTLVLDGRAVKFKQVPENTRDDMTHTPSENSPLCPTDLPVKVGGASVQIHSTPTSDLTASRDNTQGNGGLPPAASMEPLSTQSESSIDSDETASTPRPLESSTELQAGALKRKRDTVTDHASTKRGYHGTRADDQLAQPVLIKSESMSSPIRIHLDHHVAGTQDLDDVGSAIETPTKRKSYRLDGLPHELPSDTTKSPLPRNPTALQLNRHQMEPTRLAPKRPTVLQSVDTNLPSANCRRIWLEQKQSNKPERRSGCALDSVAEDGDESLKLVPRRGQVKQASRGQMTRTSTSIDDVLIRQRLDDLLERPLRIRHPLHVQNKNGNIAEIGPDQQDISRDASTQVSGRVKEASESSEPTESAIGRPSISAGNREKSKASPQEGPRSHSFKVTDTVTAHSEDAPFRARPLHQLGLRHFKINTNANQGLDFAYDTVVRRKDERKCISGCTRPGCCREKFHAMARLGCPPTTTDGSNDGTDGSNDGEEEQKMLEDYLGEEKYLLDQLSAEERQSLLHEARARRMANLYSKHRHDHQRPSTPPGFWRTDMPDTQELEHDREVANNLEREKVKERYREAMRGGIWKFADE